One part of the Candidatus Omnitrophota bacterium genome encodes these proteins:
- a CDS encoding SUMF1/EgtB/PvdO family nonheme iron enzyme, which translates to MMSSSYRLRFIVILMLAVLSLLPSVKESIAQTRKITIGAIQGKTGEEILIPISIDNADGVLSMKLIVDFPNTSPDYPLEYIEFDSGGTLTRKWSLLDNDLSKSNGFVIIVGSTTQTALTGSGVLLNLRVKVKEDAATQSLQLGFLEGSTINDGKMDAEFLSGTIDVSEAPIYTPTPTSTPTLSPAPTSAFSPTPTPTFTNTPEPTATPTPTRGATNTPRPGNVPPQISFSPGDTFILLKGEKMELLVVAYDSDNGDLIEVTTSYMAPVKLKSVEELPHFTLVEYLLDTSKLGTYFFSVYAYDGSDATERQVVLAVVDDLNAPTFTPRPNTPTPTFTASPTIPYVTPTATLEPTETPSPTIFVSPTPTPVKPRVVYVTDNAETVVDLSGQTDFDPADARQITIRWTAPYGNATNWHVYVRQGINGQKYLGATGTREDRRLDWFSGSPLIAGEFQKGPEFNSIYLFRVIRIDDRLTKDDYYNQDIPEGFNVEGTAAVSLSPPEMPKLTAKKVSVYDDYLGGDDLAPQGLDGYDVDPPDRRGICVAWNFMENVENILDYQVEVKVDDGDFQPLGQTNDSRLNYFLWTPKRPFDTKKPFWDGPQDGKMYQFRITLVPVSGQGTSMTSGVLNYFVNEDTSIVPMPTWTPTPSVTPTGTMTPTFTPTFTATPVKIATPGPFTIYPHTAEAKVITVVLPNLPPDSMTLDMNLIPAGSFMMGSPEEEKSREVDEGPRHSVKISKNFYIGVYEVSQAQWRAVMGNNPSWFSDDYNKPVEAVSWLDSLDFIEVLNREVDKGTFRLPTEAEWEYACRAETTTRYSFGDALECVDADANYCSLFDQYMWWLGNDLYESYGHGTKPIGEKQPNAWGLYDMHGNVLEWCQDWFGSYASNAVDDPAGPASGSKRVLRGGKWSGHASHCRSARRLAQEPEIRYVNAGFRIVWIVE; encoded by the coding sequence ATGATGAGTTCTTCCTATCGCCTTCGTTTCATTGTAATTCTTATGCTCGCGGTCTTGTCGCTACTCCCTTCCGTAAAGGAATCTATTGCCCAGACCAGGAAAATCACCATCGGCGCCATACAGGGCAAAACCGGCGAAGAAATATTGATTCCGATCAGCATCGATAACGCCGACGGCGTATTATCCATGAAATTAATCGTCGATTTTCCGAATACTTCGCCCGATTATCCTTTGGAATACATAGAATTCGACAGCGGCGGAACCTTGACGAGAAAATGGAGCCTTTTAGACAATGACTTGTCCAAGAGTAACGGATTCGTCATTATCGTCGGCTCGACGACTCAAACCGCTTTGACGGGATCGGGCGTTCTTTTGAATTTGCGCGTCAAGGTCAAAGAGGATGCCGCCACTCAATCCCTTCAGTTGGGCTTCCTGGAAGGATCGACGATCAATGATGGAAAGATGGACGCCGAGTTCCTCAGCGGGACCATCGACGTTTCCGAAGCCCCCATCTATACGCCGACGCCAACATCTACGCCCACGCTTTCGCCCGCTCCGACAAGCGCTTTTTCGCCGACGCCGACGCCGACTTTTACCAATACGCCGGAACCGACAGCGACTCCTACGCCGACGAGAGGCGCGACGAATACGCCTCGGCCGGGCAACGTTCCTCCGCAAATTTCCTTCAGCCCCGGCGATACGTTTATTTTGCTCAAGGGCGAAAAAATGGAACTGCTTGTCGTCGCTTACGATTCGGATAACGGCGACCTCATCGAAGTAACCACCTCCTATATGGCGCCAGTAAAACTGAAATCCGTCGAGGAACTGCCCCATTTTACGTTGGTGGAATATCTGTTGGATACGTCCAAACTGGGAACGTATTTTTTCAGCGTCTATGCGTATGACGGCAGCGATGCCACGGAGCGGCAAGTGGTCTTGGCCGTCGTGGACGATTTGAACGCGCCCACGTTTACGCCGCGGCCGAATACTCCCACGCCAACGTTTACCGCGTCGCCTACGATTCCTTATGTTACGCCAACCGCCACTCTAGAACCGACGGAGACGCCGTCTCCTACGATATTCGTTTCGCCTACGCCGACGCCTGTAAAGCCTCGGGTGGTCTACGTTACGGACAATGCGGAAACCGTCGTCGATTTGTCAGGCCAGACGGATTTCGATCCGGCCGATGCGCGCCAGATTACTATCCGGTGGACGGCGCCATACGGCAATGCGACGAACTGGCATGTTTACGTACGGCAGGGGATCAATGGACAGAAATATCTCGGCGCTACGGGAACGCGGGAGGATCGCCGATTGGATTGGTTTTCCGGCAGTCCGCTTATCGCGGGCGAATTTCAAAAAGGCCCCGAATTCAATTCCATCTATCTTTTCCGCGTGATCCGGATCGACGATCGCTTAACCAAGGACGATTACTACAATCAGGATATTCCCGAAGGTTTCAACGTGGAGGGCACCGCCGCCGTATCGCTCTCACCGCCGGAAATGCCGAAGTTAACAGCGAAGAAAGTATCCGTCTACGACGATTATCTAGGCGGGGACGATTTGGCGCCGCAAGGGTTGGATGGGTACGATGTCGATCCGCCGGACCGGCGCGGGATCTGCGTGGCGTGGAACTTCATGGAGAATGTGGAAAATATCCTCGATTATCAAGTCGAAGTGAAAGTGGACGATGGGGATTTTCAGCCGTTGGGTCAGACCAACGATTCCCGCTTGAATTATTTTCTCTGGACGCCTAAGCGTCCCTTCGATACGAAGAAGCCGTTTTGGGATGGGCCGCAAGACGGAAAGATGTATCAATTCCGCATTACATTGGTCCCCGTCAGCGGCCAGGGGACATCCATGACCAGCGGCGTCTTGAACTATTTCGTCAATGAAGATACATCGATCGTTCCCATGCCGACATGGACTCCAACGCCTTCCGTAACGCCGACGGGGACAATGACTCCGACGTTTACGCCGACGTTCACGGCGACTCCCGTCAAGATCGCTACGCCGGGACCTTTTACCATCTATCCCCATACGGCGGAAGCCAAAGTCATAACCGTGGTTTTGCCCAATTTGCCGCCGGATTCGATGACGTTGGATATGAATCTCATCCCGGCGGGAAGTTTCATGATGGGTAGTCCGGAGGAGGAAAAATCGCGGGAAGTGGACGAAGGACCGCGGCATTCCGTAAAAATCTCGAAAAACTTTTATATCGGCGTTTATGAAGTCTCTCAGGCGCAATGGCGGGCGGTTATGGGAAATAACCCCTCCTGGTTCAGCGACGATTACAATAAACCGGTGGAAGCGGTCAGTTGGCTTGACAGCCTGGATTTCATCGAAGTGTTGAATCGGGAAGTCGATAAAGGCACTTTCCGGCTGCCCACGGAAGCGGAATGGGAATACGCCTGCCGCGCCGAGACGACGACGCGCTACTCTTTCGGCGACGCGTTGGAGTGCGTAGACGCAGACGCCAATTATTGCAGCCTATTCGATCAATATATGTGGTGGCTGGGCAACGATCTTTACGAAAGTTACGGACACGGCACCAAGCCGATCGGAGAGAAGCAGCCGAATGCTTGGGGATTGTACGACATGCACGGAAACGTGTTGGAATGGTGCCAGGATTGGTTTGGTTCATATGCGTCCAACGCCGTTGACGATCCCGCCGGCCCCGCCTCGGGATCGAAGCGGGTTTTGCGCGGCGGAAAATGGAGCGGACACGCCAGCCACTGCCGTTCCGCCCGGAGGCTGGCCCAGGAGCCGGAAATCCGTTACGTCAATGCGGGATTCCGCATCGTTTGGATCGTAGAATAA